A single Triticum dicoccoides isolate Atlit2015 ecotype Zavitan chromosome 2A, WEW_v2.0, whole genome shotgun sequence DNA region contains:
- the LOC119353927 gene encoding eukaryotic translation initiation factor 5A-2-like: MSDSEDHHFESKADAGASKTYPMQAGAIRKGGFLVIKNRPCKVVEVSTSKTGKHGHAKCHFVALDIFNGKKLEDIVPSSHNCDVPHVDRTEYQLIDISEDGFVSLLTDNGSTKDDLKLPTDDAILTQLKDGFAEGKDLALTVMSAMGEEQICAVKDVGPR; encoded by the exons ATGTCGGACTCCGAGGACCACCACTTCGAGTCCAAGGCCGATGCCGGGGCGTCCAAGACCTACCCTATGCAGGCCGGCGCCATCCGGAAGGGCGGCTTCCTCGTCATCAAGAACCGCCCCTGCAAG GTGGTGGAGGTTTCTACCTCGAAGACAGGAAAGCACGGTCATGCTAAATGCCACTTTGTTGCCTTAGATATATTCAATGGTAAAAAGCTTGAGGACATTGTTCCTTCATCCCACAACTGTGAT GTGCCACATGTGGACCGTACTGAGTATCAGCTGATTGACATATCAGAGGATGGATTT GTGAGCCTTCTTACTGATAATGGTAGCACTAAGGATGATCTTAAACTCCCAACTGATGATGCTATCCTGACCCAG CTCAAGGACGGATTTGCTGAGGGGAAGGATCTGGCGCTGACGGTCATGTCGGCCATGGGGGAGGAGCAGATCTGCGCAGTCAAGGACGTCGGCCCCAGGTAA